DNA sequence from the Methanolobus sp. ZRKC5 genome:
AGAGCCAATATATGCCATCGGTACGCTGGTACCTGCCAGAAGTACAAACTGAAGCATATTCACATAGCCCAGAGAATAAGCAGGTAAACCTGCAATATTCCAACCGTTATATACGTATGAAAGAATTCCACCAATGGCAATAAGAGCCATTACTGCCGTGGAGGTGCCTACTGCCTGATGCATTCGGAATTTCAATCCCATTACCATAATAGGGATCATTATAACTCCTCCACCAATACCTATTATTCCAGATACGAGTCCAAGGATAATTCCTGCAACTGCATATAATACAGGGGATTCGGTAATCTTTTCGTCTTTGTGTGGAGGTTTGGCTGTCAACATTCTTGCAGCTCCCAGAAGTATAACAAGTCCAAATGCGATCTTTAACACATCTCCGGGAAGATTGCTGGCAACATAAGCTCCTCCAATAGCACCACAGAATCCAAATGCTCCAAGATAAACTGCCTGTTTCCAGAGTACGGCTCCTTTTTTATTGTGCCCGTAAGCTCCACTAATTGCTGTTGGAAGAACTACAGCAAGATTTGTTCCAAAAGCAATACGTATTGCAATAGTAGGATCAACTCCCATTTGGCTCAAAACCCAAAACTGAATGGGAACCATAATAAAACACCCTCCTACACCCAAAATTCCAGCTGCTAGTCCAACAGCTAATCCTGTAATGAGTAGACTAATTATTAAAATTATTTCCATATATTGTTCCTTCTTTTTCTCGATTTATGCTAACCTCATCAAATAGTATTTCAGTATTATTTGAAATGCTCCATAAACATATAAAACTTTCTATTTCAATCGAATTTGAAATGTTATTGTGCAAACTAAACGAAAGTTCGATTTTCGGTCAAAATGTGACTGTAAAGTAGGTATTTGACCACAAACTCGGTTATTTCACTCTAAAGTAAGGTACTTTATGAGCAAGCTCATGATAAAAACTTTAAGTATAATTAAGTAGTACAAAGGATGCCGATGTACTACATTGGTAAAAAGGTGAAAATATGGATATAGCAACAACACTGAGGTATAAGGTCATAAACCTGAACCATTTCAGACGATGTACGATAAGCAGAATGAACTATCAGCTTTCTTCATACTGGAAAAAAGAAACACATATCCCTGCTTTCAATGTAAAACCCGTAAAAGCTTCCAGTTTAACAATATGATTCAATCCTCATGAAAAACGAACTGCCATCTCTTTAAAAAAAGGCTTACAGGTTTCCAATATTTGTAGAGTCTCAAGTCTATGTGGGTGCATTGCACCCCAACTTCTCCACACCTCCTTTTTTTATTTTAATGTTTTACTTAATGGTTTTAAGTTTTAGGCTTAAAACGCAAGATTTAAGCATGTTGTACACATACAAATCTACTAAAATATATTAAAATGTTATCAAATGGATTGATTTTCAGGCAATTGGCCAATCTTTTTAAAATTTGTTTGATATATATTCGTCAATATTTGTAATACATTTGTCAGGAGGTCAGTAAAATTACAGTCATTATGTCATTGGAAAATATATGCAGGAACAGAACAACGATTCTGGCCCAGCATGAAGGTAAGAATACACGTATAAATGTTAATACTACCTGTGAAAAGATAAAAAAATGGGGTAATGAGTTCAACCTTCCGAAAATTGATCTCATGGATAAGGATGTAGCTTTTGATTTGCTTAACAAAAAAAGGGAAATGTGTTCTATTTGCAGTAATTGCTATGTGCCTCCAACGGTGATGAGTGCTTACTGGATAGAGAATGAGAAGATCCCTAAAGATGTCGCACGTGGATACAAAGGTGTTGACATAAAATTCGAAGAGATCAAATGAATAGCGTTGAATGAATTATTTCAATTCTTGAAATGGAGGGTAAGTATATGGTCGTTACAATGTCAGTCGATTCTCTTTGTGGTTACAAGACCTACATAACAGCGGTCACTGAAGGCAGGAAGAGTCACATACATATTGAAACAGGGTGTGAGAAGTTGAAAAAGTGGGGTTGTGATTTCGATCTCCCCAATGCAGATCTGGCAACTCAGAATATTCCTTACTATGAACTGTTAATGAAGAGCATGAAGAACAAAATATGTGACAATTGTTATGTGCCTGCGACCGTAATGAATGCATACTGGGTAGAAACTGAAAATATCTCAAAGACTCTCGCAAGGAAAATAGAAAAAGTAGAGCTTACCATTGACAAGATAGAATGAGCTTTTTTAGCTCTCTTTTCTTACCTTTGAAATCTATAGTGCAATGCTTTTGAAGAATGGTTTATTGTGTCTGAGGCGCAAAAACGTAACTATTCAGCCTGGCACGATTTGCCTATTGGTACTGATTTCATCGAAATAGAGATGTCTGCTCACTAACAATCTAACAATCAAAAAAGCAATCAATAGCAACAATCAAAATAAATGATCCTAATGAAATTTACGTTTCAACTTTTTGTCAAGATTGTTATTGATAGCGTTTTTATCAGGCTGAATAGTTACCAAAAACTAACAATAATATAAGACATATATTCCTTCAAAGGATAATAATGGCAATTGGGAGAATGCCATTATGTGAGGGTCAGCTTGCAGGGAGAATTCTGGAAATATTTCTGGCTTATTTAGTTATAAATACTGATTACTGGCACAGTACTTTTGAGCTGTGCGTGGATTATTTGATTCCTGAACTGAGAAAATGACCAGAATAACATCTCCTGATATAAGAGTATAGGGTGTGGAATATGGGTCATTGTGAAACAGTAGGCAAAACTGGTAGAAATAGCAATAGACAAAAAGAAACTGAAAAGACTGCTAAGGGATATGTCAAAGGATCTGAATATGAAAATGGGCGCAGAGTTTACACAAACTCCATTGGGATGGAATTCGTGCTCATCCCTGCAGGTAAGTTCATAATGGGTTCGAAACAGGACGAAACCTCAAGACCGGTTCATGAAGTTACAATTTCAAAACAATTTTATATTGGAAAATATCCGGTAACACAAGAAGAATGGGTGTCAATAATGGGCAGTAATCCATCTTACTTTAAAGATCATGATGACCATCCGGTAGAACAGGTTTCATGGAATGATGCACAGGAGTTTGTTAAGAATCTGAACGCAAAAGAAGGTACTGATAAGTATCGCCTGCCATCTGAGGCCGAATGGGAGTTTGCCTGCAGGGCAGGTACGACAAGTAAATATCCTTTTGGAGACGATGAATCTGAACTGGAAGAGTATGGCTGGTATTTAGGAAACACGACCCATCCGGTAGGACAGAAGAAACCCAATCCCTGGGGATTGTATGACATGCATGGTAATGTTTGGGAATGGTGTCAGGACAAATGGCATTCAAATTATGAGGGTGCTCCTGCTGAGAATAGTGCCTGGGAAGGTGATGCCAGTTTCCTTCGTGTTGATCGGGGAGGTTGCTGGAGCAGTCTTTCCAGGTTCTGTAGGTCTTCACGTCGAAGTGGCTATATTCCCGACGACTGTTACGGGTTTACGGGATTCCGTGTTCTCATGGAACTGTAATAACTAAAATTTATGTTTTTCAAAACAATAGCATAAAGTAAAAATCATAATCTATTTTTTTAAGTCGGCAAGGTTCAGAGAGAAAAACATATATTCACGTTGTTAACAATACTGAATATTCTAGAGTATTCTTGCATTTTGTCAGTCCGGTTTAAACTAGGGACACTTACTTTACTGTAAAAACTAAACTATGAATTAGAAAAAAGGAGATTTGATATGGGATCTGTCGTACACGTAAACTCAAGCATCTGTGGTTTCATACATATAGTAAAAGGACAACTTGATGGGACAAATATTATCATAGATATTGAAACGCCCTGCCCAAAGGTAAAAGAAATGTCTCATATGGATGTTCCAATGATGGAAACTCTGTACATCAAAGATAACTATGTGATGGACAGAGCACAAGAAGCTCTTTGCTGTCCCGGATGTATCGTACCAACAGGTGTTATGCATGTCTGCAGGCTGGAGTCAGGGATGATCGCAAAGAGTCTTGCAAAGCAAGTAGAGACAATGACTATTGAGTTCAAGGAAGGCTAATATCCCGGCCTATTAATAATCAAGCTTTTTATTCGGGCTATAGGTAAAAGTACCTGTGTGTTTCATTTTTCATCTTTTTTTGTAACTATTCAGCCTGGCACGATTT
Encoded proteins:
- a CDS encoding formylglycine-generating enzyme family protein yields the protein MGHCETVGKTGRNSNRQKETEKTAKGYVKGSEYENGRRVYTNSIGMEFVLIPAGKFIMGSKQDETSRPVHEVTISKQFYIGKYPVTQEEWVSIMGSNPSYFKDHDDHPVEQVSWNDAQEFVKNLNAKEGTDKYRLPSEAEWEFACRAGTTSKYPFGDDESELEEYGWYLGNTTHPVGQKKPNPWGLYDMHGNVWEWCQDKWHSNYEGAPAENSAWEGDASFLRVDRGGCWSSLSRFCRSSRRSGYIPDDCYGFTGFRVLMEL
- a CDS encoding sulfite exporter TauE/SafE family protein yields the protein MEIILIISLLITGLAVGLAAGILGVGGCFIMVPIQFWVLSQMGVDPTIAIRIAFGTNLAVVLPTAISGAYGHNKKGAVLWKQAVYLGAFGFCGAIGGAYVASNLPGDVLKIAFGLVILLGAARMLTAKPPHKDEKITESPVLYAVAGIILGLVSGIIGIGGGVIMIPIMVMGLKFRMHQAVGTSTAVMALIAIGGILSYVYNGWNIAGLPAYSLGYVNMLQFVLLAGTSVPMAYIGSKIAHKLSHKNLKNLFIVVMAYMGLKMIGVYSWLGLPL